A region of uncultured Desulfobacter sp. DNA encodes the following proteins:
- the panC gene encoding pantoate--beta-alanine ligase, producing the protein MDILKTKADMQAWSAGKKKQGKTISFVPTMGYLHKGHVSLLEIGRPLSDELVLSIFVNPTQFGPNEDLDAYPSNIQNDLDMALKAGVTAVFLPDKNEMYGPGYQTHVSLDRLPQYLCGRSRPVHFGGVATVVTKLFNIVMPDVAVFGKKDFQQLAVIRQMVKDLDFNIRIVGGEIIREEDGLAMSSRNAYLTPEQRASAVCLSRAIGLLKQRVAQGVRSVPDLVREMEAFIHSFDHTRIDYIELCHPHTLEPVETILEETLVALAVQVGKSRLIDNALIEPESN; encoded by the coding sequence ATGGATATTTTAAAAACAAAAGCAGATATGCAGGCCTGGTCTGCTGGCAAAAAAAAGCAGGGAAAAACCATCAGTTTCGTACCTACAATGGGCTACCTTCACAAAGGTCATGTTTCGCTGCTTGAAATAGGCCGGCCCTTAAGTGATGAACTGGTCTTAAGCATTTTTGTCAATCCCACCCAGTTTGGCCCTAATGAGGACCTGGACGCCTATCCCAGCAACATCCAAAACGACCTTGACATGGCTCTCAAGGCTGGTGTGACGGCCGTTTTCCTCCCGGATAAAAACGAAATGTACGGCCCGGGCTACCAGACTCATGTCTCTTTGGACCGTCTTCCCCAGTATCTGTGCGGCCGGTCCCGGCCTGTGCATTTCGGAGGCGTGGCCACAGTGGTGACCAAACTGTTCAACATTGTCATGCCCGATGTGGCGGTTTTTGGGAAAAAAGACTTTCAGCAGCTTGCCGTCATCAGGCAGATGGTCAAGGATCTGGATTTCAATATCCGCATCGTCGGAGGCGAGATTATCAGGGAAGAAGACGGCCTGGCCATGAGTTCCAGAAATGCCTATCTTACGCCGGAGCAGCGTGCTTCAGCCGTCTGCCTTTCCCGGGCCATCGGCCTTTTGAAACAACGGGTTGCCCAGGGCGTCCGGTCTGTTCCGGATCTTGTCAGGGAAATGGAGGCCTTTATCCATTCATTTGACCACACCCGGATTGACTACATTGAATTGTGCCATCCCCACACCCTTGAGCCGGTGGAAACCATCCTGGAAGAAACCCTTGTGGCCCTGGCCGTCCAGGTGGGCAAATCAAGGCTGATTGATAATGCCCTTATTGAACCGGAGTCGAACTAA